A window of Terriglobus sp. RCC_193 contains these coding sequences:
- a CDS encoding MBL fold metallo-hydrolase — translation MKFICIHKDLAQLIFLGVSNCYLVRERDGFTLVDCTISGQAAKIIQAAQELGGSIRRILLTHAHVDHIGSLDQLHAQLGTVDVAISQREAPFLHKDLSLRPNEPQQKPKGGFPGATTRPTHTLTDGELFGSLRCIATPGHTPGHFSFLDERDGTLFAGDALTSIGGLHRVTAPPWYFPLTKMATWDAALAETSARRLLEYKPKAIATGHGRFISNGAEELSRLFG, via the coding sequence ATGAAATTCATATGCATCCATAAAGATCTGGCGCAGTTGATATTCCTGGGTGTCTCCAACTGTTACCTCGTCCGTGAACGCGACGGTTTTACGCTGGTGGACTGCACCATCAGCGGTCAGGCGGCAAAGATTATCCAGGCCGCACAAGAGCTCGGCGGCAGCATTCGCCGCATCCTGCTCACGCACGCGCATGTCGACCACATCGGTTCGCTGGACCAGTTGCATGCGCAGCTCGGTACGGTGGACGTGGCCATCTCACAGCGTGAAGCGCCCTTCCTGCATAAGGATCTTTCACTGCGTCCCAACGAACCGCAACAGAAACCAAAGGGCGGTTTCCCTGGCGCAACCACGCGGCCCACGCACACCCTCACAGATGGCGAACTCTTCGGCTCGCTCCGCTGCATCGCCACGCCCGGCCACACACCGGGCCACTTCAGCTTTCTCGATGAGCGCGATGGAACACTCTTCGCAGGCGACGCTCTCACCAGCATCGGCGGCCTGCATCGTGTCACAGCGCCACCGTGGTACTTCCCGCTCACAAAGATGGCCACATGGGACGCTGCGCTCGCCGAAACATCGGCGCGACGCCTGCTTGAGTACAAACCGAAAGCCATCGCCACAGGCCACGGCAGGTTTATATCCAACGGCGCAGAAGAGCTCAGTCGCTTGTTTGGCTAG